The following are encoded together in the Acidobacteriota bacterium genome:
- a CDS encoding glycerophosphodiester phosphodiesterase family protein, translated as MQSRFFAPVESGFSRIIALGVITLLMTATGSAQYTKKTSVAHRGASAYAPEHTLTAYRLAIEQGADYVEQDLAVTKDGVLICLHDASLERTTNVEELFPDRVSTHTIEGKTRKAWLANDFTLAEIKTLDAGSWFDKKFAGEKVPTFDEAIAAIRGKAGIFPELKTPEIYAGRNVKFEELVAAALDKHGLRGPKADPKTPVILQTFGQDTARRLAEIKIGVPVALLLGNAEGFQTAAQVKAWKGIVQGFGPAKQIVLKNPDFVKWAHAEGMSVTPYTFRSSDTGTFKDVTAEMHHYLYTLGVDALFTDNPDKFPRK; from the coding sequence ATGCAGTCTAGGTTTTTTGCGCCTGTGGAGTCCGGCTTTAGCCGGATAATCGCCCTCGGAGTCATCACCCTGCTCATGACCGCGACCGGCTCGGCGCAGTATACGAAGAAGACGTCGGTCGCGCACCGCGGCGCTTCGGCCTACGCCCCGGAACACACCCTGACCGCCTACCGCCTGGCCATCGAGCAGGGGGCTGACTACGTCGAGCAGGACCTGGCCGTCACCAAAGACGGCGTGCTGATCTGCCTGCACGATGCCAGCCTCGAGCGAACCACCAACGTCGAAGAGCTGTTCCCCGACCGCGTCAGCACCCACACCATCGAGGGCAAGACCCGAAAGGCGTGGCTGGCCAACGACTTCACCCTGGCCGAGATCAAGACCCTCGACGCCGGTTCGTGGTTCGACAAGAAGTTTGCCGGCGAAAAGGTCCCGACCTTTGACGAAGCCATTGCCGCCATTCGCGGCAAGGCTGGGATTTTCCCAGAGTTGAAGACCCCGGAGATTTACGCCGGCCGCAACGTGAAGTTCGAGGAGCTGGTGGCGGCTGCGCTCGACAAGCACGGCCTGCGCGGGCCCAAGGCGGACCCGAAGACGCCGGTCATCCTGCAGACGTTCGGGCAGGACACTGCGCGGCGGCTGGCCGAAATCAAGATCGGCGTGCCGGTGGCCCTGCTGCTCGGCAATGCCGAGGGGTTCCAAACCGCGGCGCAGGTCAAGGCCTGGAAGGGCATCGTGCAGGGCTTCGGCCCGGCGAAGCAAATCGTGCTGAAGAACCCAGACTTCGTGAAGTGGGCGCACGCCGAGGGCATGTCGGTCACACCCTACACCTTCCGCTCGTCCGACACCGGCACGTTCAAGGACGTGACGGCCGAGATGCACCACTACCTCTACACGCTCGGTGTGGACGCGCTCTTCACCGACAATCCCGACAAGTTCCCCAGGAAATAA
- a CDS encoding CopG family transcriptional regulator, translating into MRTTLDLELDVLQAAKEIGAARGISAGQVVSELVRKALASTTTAKVRNGVPLLGRKAGSPPLTMAAVNRLRDE; encoded by the coding sequence ATGAGGACGACCCTGGATCTCGAACTGGACGTATTGCAGGCGGCGAAAGAGATTGGCGCCGCCCGTGGAATTTCGGCCGGCCAGGTGGTGTCGGAACTGGTTCGCAAGGCGCTCGCCTCGACCACGACAGCGAAGGTGCGCAACGGCGTGCCGTTGCTCGGGCGCAAGGCCGGGTCGCCGCCGCTGACGATGGCGGCCGTCAATCGGCTGCGCGACGAGTAG
- a CDS encoding cupredoxin domain-containing protein: MLRRGAMVATGIALAVVLAGAQEQAPNRREFTIVAKDHVFTPNKLEVSQDDLVKITLKSEDRPTSFAIDAYRIVKRAGGGLSTTFEFRADRAGTFTFYCNLTKDPGCEDMTGTLVVKAR; the protein is encoded by the coding sequence ATGTTGCGAAGAGGGGCCATGGTCGCCACCGGCATTGCTCTCGCCGTCGTCCTGGCGGGCGCGCAGGAGCAGGCGCCCAACCGGCGCGAGTTCACCATCGTTGCGAAGGACCACGTCTTCACGCCCAACAAGCTGGAAGTGTCACAGGACGACCTGGTCAAGATCACGCTGAAAAGCGAGGACCGCCCCACCAGCTTCGCGATCGACGCCTACCGCATCGTCAAGCGCGCCGGCGGCGGCTTGTCGACGACGTTCGAGTTCCGCGCCGACCGGGCGGGCACCTTCACGTTCTACTGCAACCTGACCAAGGATCCGGGCTGCGAGGACATGACGGGCACGCTGGTCGTCAAGGCGCGATAA